A stretch of Gossypium hirsutum isolate 1008001.06 chromosome A06, Gossypium_hirsutum_v2.1, whole genome shotgun sequence DNA encodes these proteins:
- the LOC121230586 gene encoding uncharacterized protein isoform X1, whose product MATLLLLSDSNSRAPQQHVVALPAAPTCFNPRTFNSVLWKKIEDKLSLPAHTYFLNSFITAFKAKTFFNGESNALRVTFLLSVVLIAAAGNYHLINMSSHHLSELDSTTDSVASSPRSEHHAPHDARVRFMCSFGGKILPRPHDNQLRYVGGDTRIVAVLRSTSFAALLTKLSKLSGIANVSVKYQLPNEDLDALISVTTDEDLENMMEEYDRLAQNHNSRLARLRIFLFSKGDDSRTSSISSLLDGSVNREHWFLDALNSGANASGLERGRSEVSSFVSEVPDYLFGLDNSDEAQPRGPNLSTRQLLHENVSVSDPGSPAPVVSSSPFCSTSSAPVVVPSMPDLPPVKTKPDNPEPGFESKQNQTESLMEQPVSQPTTYSGSPMWHYIPGSHYSVPPAQQIPVYYVSGPVQPGNPQVQPVQIRPQYVQQYPMSTGQIPVGYHRPVAGVGQGYRPVTHVDPYDPALRVAPDGVKQPIYYGVRNAGAVPVYSGIVVPGGEELGRSGSDSTRGRVSQ is encoded by the exons ATGGCCACGTTGCTGCTACTATCTGACAGTAACAGCCGGGCCCCACAGCAGCATGTAGTTGCCTTACCCGCTGCCCCTACATGTTTCAATCCCCGCACTTTCAACTCCGTTCTGTGGAAAAAGATTGAAGACAAGTTATCGCTGCCGGCCCACACCTACTTCCTCAATTCATTTATCACTG CCTTCAAAGCTAAGACATTCTTCAACGGAGAATCCAACGCACTTCGTGTCACTTTTCTTTTATCTGTTGTGCTTATAGCAGCAGCAGGTAACTACCACCTCATCAACATGTCGTCTCACCACCTCTCTGAGTTGGACTCCACCACCGATTCCGTCGCGTCCTCTCCACGCTCCGAGCACCATGCTCCTCATGATGCCCGTGTACGGTTCATGTGCAGTTTCGGCGGCAAGATCCTTCCACGTCCGCATGATAATCAGCTCCGTTATGTCGGTGGCGATACCCGCATCGTTGCCGTCCTTCGTTCCACCTCCTTCGCAGCTCTCCTCACCAAGCTCTCTAAACTCTCAG GAATTGCCAACGTGAGTGTTAAGTATCAGCTTCCAAACGAGGATCTTGACGCGTTGATTTCAGTGACGACCGATGAGGATCTCGAGAACATGATGGAAGAATATGATCGGCTAGCACAGAATCATAACTCTCGGTTAGCTCGGTTGCGGATTTTTCTTTTCTCCAAAGGCGATGACTCTCGAACCAGTAGCATCAGCTCACTTTTGGACGGTTCGGTTAATCGTGAGCACTGGTTCTTAGACGCTCTTAACAGTGGAGCCAATGCATCTGGGCTCGAACGCGGCCGTTCCGAGGTTTCCTCGTTTGTATCGGAGGTACCCGATTATTTATTCGGGTTGGATAACTCCGATGAGGCCCAACCCCGTGGCCCGAATTTAAGTACACGTCAGCTCTTGCATGAGAATGTCTCGGTTTCGGACCCGGGTTCGCCGGCCCCGGTTGTTTCTTCATCGCCCTTTTGTTCCACCTCATCAGCTCCAGTTGTTGTACCTTCAATGCCAGATCTGCCACCGGTTAAGACTAAACCAGATAACCCCGAACCGGGTTTTGAGTCAAAGCAGAATCAAACAGAGAGCTTGATGGAGCAACCCGTTTCGCAGCCAACGACATATTCGGGTAGTCCTATGTGGCACTATATTCCGGGTTCTCATTACTCTGTACCTCCCGCTCAACAAATACCTGTATATTATGTTTCGGGTCCAGTTCAACCGGGAAATCCGCAGGTTCAACCTGTTCAAATCCGGCCACAGTATGTCCAGCAGTATCCAATGTCAACGGGTCAAATACCGGTTGGGTATCATCGGCCGGTTGCTGGTGTGGGTCAAGGATACAGGCCAGTAACGCACGTGGACCCTTATGATCCCGCATTAAGAGTGGCTCCTGATGGTGTGAAACAACCTATATATTATGGAGTTAGAAATGCGGGTGCAGTGCCAGTTTACTCAGGAATTGTGGTACCGGGTGGGGAGGAATTGGGTAGAAGCGGGTCGGATTCAACACGGGGTCGGGTCTCGCAATAA
- the LOC121230586 gene encoding uncharacterized protein isoform X2, with product MSSHHLSELDSTTDSVASSPRSEHHAPHDARVRFMCSFGGKILPRPHDNQLRYVGGDTRIVAVLRSTSFAALLTKLSKLSGIANVSVKYQLPNEDLDALISVTTDEDLENMMEEYDRLAQNHNSRLARLRIFLFSKGDDSRTSSISSLLDGSVNREHWFLDALNSGANASGLERGRSEVSSFVSEVPDYLFGLDNSDEAQPRGPNLSTRQLLHENVSVSDPGSPAPVVSSSPFCSTSSAPVVVPSMPDLPPVKTKPDNPEPGFESKQNQTESLMEQPVSQPTTYSGSPMWHYIPGSHYSVPPAQQIPVYYVSGPVQPGNPQVQPVQIRPQYVQQYPMSTGQIPVGYHRPVAGVGQGYRPVTHVDPYDPALRVAPDGVKQPIYYGVRNAGAVPVYSGIVVPGGEELGRSGSDSTRGRVSQ from the exons ATGTCGTCTCACCACCTCTCTGAGTTGGACTCCACCACCGATTCCGTCGCGTCCTCTCCACGCTCCGAGCACCATGCTCCTCATGATGCCCGTGTACGGTTCATGTGCAGTTTCGGCGGCAAGATCCTTCCACGTCCGCATGATAATCAGCTCCGTTATGTCGGTGGCGATACCCGCATCGTTGCCGTCCTTCGTTCCACCTCCTTCGCAGCTCTCCTCACCAAGCTCTCTAAACTCTCAG GAATTGCCAACGTGAGTGTTAAGTATCAGCTTCCAAACGAGGATCTTGACGCGTTGATTTCAGTGACGACCGATGAGGATCTCGAGAACATGATGGAAGAATATGATCGGCTAGCACAGAATCATAACTCTCGGTTAGCTCGGTTGCGGATTTTTCTTTTCTCCAAAGGCGATGACTCTCGAACCAGTAGCATCAGCTCACTTTTGGACGGTTCGGTTAATCGTGAGCACTGGTTCTTAGACGCTCTTAACAGTGGAGCCAATGCATCTGGGCTCGAACGCGGCCGTTCCGAGGTTTCCTCGTTTGTATCGGAGGTACCCGATTATTTATTCGGGTTGGATAACTCCGATGAGGCCCAACCCCGTGGCCCGAATTTAAGTACACGTCAGCTCTTGCATGAGAATGTCTCGGTTTCGGACCCGGGTTCGCCGGCCCCGGTTGTTTCTTCATCGCCCTTTTGTTCCACCTCATCAGCTCCAGTTGTTGTACCTTCAATGCCAGATCTGCCACCGGTTAAGACTAAACCAGATAACCCCGAACCGGGTTTTGAGTCAAAGCAGAATCAAACAGAGAGCTTGATGGAGCAACCCGTTTCGCAGCCAACGACATATTCGGGTAGTCCTATGTGGCACTATATTCCGGGTTCTCATTACTCTGTACCTCCCGCTCAACAAATACCTGTATATTATGTTTCGGGTCCAGTTCAACCGGGAAATCCGCAGGTTCAACCTGTTCAAATCCGGCCACAGTATGTCCAGCAGTATCCAATGTCAACGGGTCAAATACCGGTTGGGTATCATCGGCCGGTTGCTGGTGTGGGTCAAGGATACAGGCCAGTAACGCACGTGGACCCTTATGATCCCGCATTAAGAGTGGCTCCTGATGGTGTGAAACAACCTATATATTATGGAGTTAGAAATGCGGGTGCAGTGCCAGTTTACTCAGGAATTGTGGTACCGGGTGGGGAGGAATTGGGTAGAAGCGGGTCGGATTCAACACGGGGTCGGGTCTCGCAATAA